CCGTAGCCACCACCCTGGTCGTACGACGGATAGCCGGGCGGGCCGGGGTCGTAGCCGCCGGGCGAGGACACCGGGGCGACCTCGCCGCCGGTATAGACCTCGGCGGTGACCCGGAACATGCCGGTGTCCAGCCCCTCGCCCCGCTCGACCTCGACGATCACGTCACCGTAGACCGTCCACGCCTGCTCGCCGATGAACTCCGCCTGCGACTGGGCCAGCTCCTGGGCCAGTGCGGCGGCGTACGGCGCCAACCGGCTGTGGTCGTACGGGGAGAGATCGATCACGTAGCGGTTCGGCACCAGGGTGCGGCCACCAGCGAGGATGGCCTTGTGCGCCTCGGCCTCCCGCTGCATGGCGTTGAGGATCTCCACGGGGTGGACCACCCCTTTGAAGACCTTGGCGAAGGCCCCCTCGACCAGGCCTTCCAGACGCTTCTCGAAGCGTTGCAGCACGCTCACCGGCTCCTCCTCGGGTCCCGAGGACATGATGGTATCTGGACGGCGCGCGTGCAGCTCGCGCGCCGCTCGGCCACCGCGCGGCGGCCCGTTCGGAACAGCTCTTGCAACCGTGCTACTCTTTCGACCGCCACGAAGGGTGACCGCTCGGGAGAACGGTAGCCGGTCGGGGCGAGACCGCAGGACACCGGTACGATGTTCGGGTCACGTCGGAGACGACGGGGCGCCGCACAGCACCGCGTTCGAGGTCGTGCCACGGGGATGTGGCGGAATGGCAGACGCGCACGGTTCAGGTCCGTGTGTCCGAAAGGACGTGGGGGTTCAACTCCCCCCATCCCCACCAGAGACAGCCGAGGGCTCCGCAGGATGCGGGGCCCTCGCTTCATATCAGGGCGTACCGGGCGTCAGGCTATGCTCCGATGGTTTTTGCCAGCCTCCTAACTTGACCAGGAGTGTCGTGTGAGCGTCGCGTTGGTGACCGGGTCGGGCGGTCTGATCGGTTCCGAGGCGGTCCGGCACTTCGCCGGGCTCGGCCTGGACGTGGTCGGCATCGACAACGACATGCGGCAGGAGTTCTTCGGCGCCGAGGCCTCGACCGCGTGGAACGTCCGCCGGCTGACCGACGAGCTGGGGCCGGCGTACGCGCACCACAGCCTCGACATCCGCGACCGGGACACCCTCGGCAAGCTCTTCGCCCGGTACGGCCGGGACATCGCCGTGGTGATCCACACCGCCGCGCAGCCGTCGCACGACTGGGCGGTGCGGGATCCGTTCACCGACTTCGACGTCAATGCGGTCGGCACCCTCAACATCCTGCAGAACGTGCGGGAGCACTGCATCGAGGCCGCGCTGATCCACTGCTCCACCAACAAGGTCTACGGCGACCGGCCCAACAGCCTGCCGCTGGTGGAGCAGGAGACCCGCTGGGAGATCACCCCGGGGCACCCGTACGAGCAGGGCATCCGCGAGGACATGTCGATCGACGCGTGCCTGCACTCGGTGTTCGGGGCCTCCAAGGTCGCCGCCGACGTGATGGTGCAGGAGTACGGCCGCTACTTCGACATGCGGACGGCCTGTTTCCGGGGCGGCACGCTGACCGGCCCGGCGCACTCGGCGACCGAGCTGCACGGCTTCCTCGGGTACGTGATGCGGGCCAACATGGAGCGCCGCACCTACAAGATCTTCGGCTACCAGGGCAAGCAGGTCCGGGACGCCATCCACAGCTCGGACGTGGTGTCGGCGTTCGAGGCGTTCTTCCGGGCCCCGCGTTCGGCGGCGGTCTACAACCTGGGCGGCGGCCGGCACTCCAATACCTCCAACCGGGAGGCGTTCGCGCTGGCCGAGCAGATCACCGGCCAAGAGATGATCACCGAGTACGTCGACGCGAACCGGATCGGCGACCACAAGTGGTGGATCGGCTCGAACGAAGCGTTCCAGGCCGACTACCCGGAGTGGAAGCAGGTCTACGACGTACCGATGATCATGCAGGAGATCTACCAGGCGAACGTCGACAAGTGGGTGCCGGGCGCATGACCGCACAGGGCAAGCGGAACGTCCTCGGCGTCCTGGTCGACGCCACCGACTACACCTCGGCGACCGAGCAGGTCGTCGCGGCGGCCCGGGAGCGCCGGCCGCTGGCGCTGACCGCGCTGGCCGTGCACGGGGTGATGACCGGGGTGCTCGACCCGGCGCACAACGCCCGGCTCAACTCCTTCGACGTGGTCACCCCGGACGGGCAGCCGGTGCGCTGGGCGCTCAACCTGCTGCACCACGCCGGCCTGACCGACCGGGTCTACGGCCCGACGCTGACCCTGCACGTGCTGCGCCGGTTCGCCGACGAGGGCCTCCCGGTCTACCTGTACGGCTCGACCGAGGAGACCCTGGCGAAGCTGATCCCGGCACTGGAGCGGATGTTCCCCGCCCTGAAGATCGCCGGGGTGGAGCCGTCGAAGTTCCGGGCGGTGCGGCCTGGCGAGGACGCCGAGATCGCCGACCGGATCCGGTCCAGCGGCGCCCGGCTCGTCCTGGTCGGCCTGGGCTGCCCCCGCCAGGAGGTCTTCACGTACGCGATGCGGCCCCTGCTGGACATGCCGCTGATGGCCGTCGGCGCGGCCTTCGACTACCACGCCGGTCTGCTCCGGCAGCCGCCACCGTGGATGCAGCGGGCCGGGCTGGAGTGGTTCTGGCGGCTCGGCCTGGAGCCGAAGCGGCTCTGGCGGCGGTACGTCATCCTCAACCCCGCCTACCTGACCCGACTCGCCGGCCAGAAGACCGGCCTGTGGAAGGCACGGCCCCCGGCCCCGGCCACCGAACGACCGGCCACCTTCGCGGTCTGAGGCACCGGCGGACGACCGGCCGGGCAGGCCGCACGGCCGGCGGACGACCGGCCGGCAGGCCACACGGCCGGCGTCGGGCGGTCGGCCCGACCGGCCCCCTACGGGATGCGTTCGGGGTGGAACCGGGGGACCGCCCCGGATTTGCCGGACACCGTTCTGGGCAAGGCTGTGTCCATGGATGGGCATCTCATCGTGCTGCTGTCGATCGCCGCCGTCTGGCTCGCCGCCGGAATCGTGGCGGACGGACTCCCCCGGCTGGACCGGGCCCGCGCCCTGCGGCGGCGCAGCGGGTGGGTGCTCGCCCTCTCCGTCGCCGGAGTCGGCCTGACCATGACGGTGCTGGCGGCCGGCCTGACCAGCGCCGGGGACACCCTGGTCGACCGGGCCGCCGCCCAGCTCACCCTGGTGGCCGTGCCGGCGCTCGCCGTGTCGGCCTGGACGGTACGCCGGGTCCGCCGGTTGCGGGCCGGCGCGGGCGCGTTCGCCGCCGCGCCGGAGACCCCCGCGCCGTACGGGCTGCGGGCCTCGGCCGCGCACCCGCTGGTCGGCCTGCCGGTGCAGGTCACCGCGCTGGCCACCGTCCCGGGTCTGCTCCGGGCGGCCGGTCTGGACCTGAGCGCCGGCAACGGGTTCACCGGGGTGGCGCTCACCCTGGGTGGACTGGCCGTCCTCGCCATCGGGATCCGCCACGGCCTGCGGCACAGCCGGCTCGCCGAGCGGACACTGCCCACCGGGCCCGCGCTGACCGCCTCACCGGCTGTAGTCGGCTCCCTGCACGTATAGCAGTTCCAGGATCGCCCGGGTCGCCTCGAACCACGCGTCCAGCCACCCGGGCGGCGGGATGCTCCCCTTGGGCGGCAGCTCCAGCAGCAGGCCGCGCATCAACGGGTGGTCGACCAGCGACTCGGGCGGCTCCGCCGGCCAGCCGTCCGACGGGAAGGACGGCTCGGTGAGCGGGTTCGGATCGAGCGCGGACATCGACAGCGGCGACCCGGCGTGGTCGGCCGCGCAGACGCCGTCGTGACCCAAATCGGTGTCGGTGCCGCCGACCTCGGTGAGCATGGTGTCGCGCCGTGCGCCGCGGTACTTGCCCCCGAAGCGTTCGGTCTTCCCCGGGCCGTTGATGAGGTTGTCTGAACCGATCGTCGTCATCTGCGTATCGCCTGCCTCGCTCGGTGGCCGCTGGCTGCGGCGGGTCGTCGACCAGCGCCGTACCGAGGGTTCAACGAGGCGGAACGGAAGTGGCGACGGGCCGGTCGGGGAGTGTCCCCGACCGGCCCGCGGTCAACGCCACGCTGCGTTGGTCAGTGTTGGCCGAACGCGCCGTTCCGAGCGTCGGCGACGAAGGCGTTCCATTCCCCGGGGGCGAAAACGAGGGCGGGACCTGTCTTGTCCTTCGAGTCCCGTACCCCGACCGCCCCGATCACGTAAGCCACCTCGACGCAGTTGTCGCAGTTCGGCCCACTTTTTGAGCTCTTGAACCACGTTGCCTGCGTCAGGTCCTCGGGGAACCTCTCGGTCGCCATTTCCACAACGGCTCCTCTGCCAGTTCTGCGATGTGTGCGATGGACTCCTCCGGTCGCTCGGCCGCTGCTTGAATCTGATCGAAGATGGACCTGTACTTCTGCAGTTCGTCGCTCTTCTCGAGGAAGAGCCCACCCGTGGCGTTCTCCGCGTACACGACATCCGGATCCACCGAGTCGGGGAAACCGAGAATCGTGAAGGGCCCGTCCATGCCGGCATGCGCTCCCACCTCGAAGGGCAGGACCTGCAACGTCACGTTCGGCAGTTCGGCCACCTCCACCAGCCGCCTGAGCTGACCACGCATCACCGCGTCGCCGCCCACCGGCCTCCTCAACACCGCCTCGTCGAGCACCACCCGCAGATCGACCGGATCGTCCTGGGTCAACAACGACTGACGGCCCAGTCGGACACGCACCCGTTGTTGCACCTGGGCCGCGCTCAACTCCGGGCGGGCCGCCTGGATCATCGTGGTGGCGTACTCCTCGGTGACCAGCAGACCGGGAATGACCTGCTGCTCGTACGTCCGGATGGAGCCGGCCGCCGCCTCCAGACCGACGTAGGCACCCACCAGCACCGAGCGGTGTGAGTGCCACCACCCCTTCTGC
Above is a window of Micromonospora rifamycinica DNA encoding:
- a CDS encoding FhaA domain-containing protein, whose amino-acid sequence is MSSGPEEEPVSVLQRFEKRLEGLVEGAFAKVFKGVVHPVEILNAMQREAEAHKAILAGGRTLVPNRYVIDLSPYDHSRLAPYAAALAQELAQSQAEFIGEQAWTVYGDVIVEVERGEGLDTGMFRVTAEVYTGGEVAPVSSPGGYDPGPPGYPSYDQGGGYGPPPGHGGGARNVRLVSGDGRTYPLQMGSTVIGRGDQANLRLPDVGISRRHARLDFDGGQVVLTDLGSTNGTMVNGQRVSAVALNPGDMIQLGTTTLTFRVDG
- a CDS encoding NAD-dependent epimerase/dehydratase family protein; amino-acid sequence: MSVALVTGSGGLIGSEAVRHFAGLGLDVVGIDNDMRQEFFGAEASTAWNVRRLTDELGPAYAHHSLDIRDRDTLGKLFARYGRDIAVVIHTAAQPSHDWAVRDPFTDFDVNAVGTLNILQNVREHCIEAALIHCSTNKVYGDRPNSLPLVEQETRWEITPGHPYEQGIREDMSIDACLHSVFGASKVAADVMVQEYGRYFDMRTACFRGGTLTGPAHSATELHGFLGYVMRANMERRTYKIFGYQGKQVRDAIHSSDVVSAFEAFFRAPRSAAVYNLGGGRHSNTSNREAFALAEQITGQEMITEYVDANRIGDHKWWIGSNEAFQADYPEWKQVYDVPMIMQEIYQANVDKWVPGA
- a CDS encoding WecB/TagA/CpsF family glycosyltransferase: MTAQGKRNVLGVLVDATDYTSATEQVVAAARERRPLALTALAVHGVMTGVLDPAHNARLNSFDVVTPDGQPVRWALNLLHHAGLTDRVYGPTLTLHVLRRFADEGLPVYLYGSTEETLAKLIPALERMFPALKIAGVEPSKFRAVRPGEDAEIADRIRSSGARLVLVGLGCPRQEVFTYAMRPLLDMPLMAVGAAFDYHAGLLRQPPPWMQRAGLEWFWRLGLEPKRLWRRYVILNPAYLTRLAGQKTGLWKARPPAPATERPATFAV
- a CDS encoding DUF397 domain-containing protein, with translation MATERFPEDLTQATWFKSSKSGPNCDNCVEVAYVIGAVGVRDSKDKTGPALVFAPGEWNAFVADARNGAFGQH
- a CDS encoding helix-turn-helix domain-containing protein, which encodes MSDRRSPTIRRRRLGAELRRLRDGAGITIEAVAEQLECSASKVSRIETGHTSVTPRDVRDMLRIYGVVGAESEELVQIAREARQKGWWHSHRSVLVGAYVGLEAAAGSIRTYEQQVIPGLLVTEEYATTMIQAARPELSAAQVQQRVRVRLGRQSLLTQDDPVDLRVVLDEAVLRRPVGGDAVMRGQLRRLVEVAELPNVTLQVLPFEVGAHAGMDGPFTILGFPDSVDPDVVYAENATGGLFLEKSDELQKYRSIFDQIQAAAERPEESIAHIAELAEEPLWKWRPRGSPRT